AGGTTCTCAACAACGCCAACACGGTGCTGAAGGTCTGGCCCGATACCGCCTCGATCGTCGTGGTCGCCTTCGGGCCGGGCGTGGAACTTACCTTCGCCGATTCGCCGCTGCGCCAGCGGGTCGACAGCCTGATTGCACAGAACGTCGAGTTCGACGTGTGCATGAACACGATCGAGACGCTGAAGCGCGACACCGGTCATGCGCCGGTGCTGAACCCCAGGGTGAAGCCCGTGCCCTTTGGCGTGCCCCGGCTGATGGAACTTGCGGGCAAAAGATACGTCATCATCCGGCCGTGACTGGTCCGGCATCGTATTCTTGAATCAAAATATATCCTGGCCTAGACATATTCGCGAATCTGAATGTTCTACGGCGGGAGCCGCCTGGGGAGGTTTGGCATGATCGAGACGGTTCTCGCCCTTTTGTCTGGTGGTACGGTCGGTTTCACCCTCGGGCTGATCGGCGGGGGCGGGTCGATCCTGGCGACGCCGCTTATGCTTTACGTCATCGGCCTCGCCCCCCATGTCGCGATCGGGACCAGCGCGCTCGCAGTATCGGCCAATGCGTTCGCGAATTTCGGCGGTCATGCGCGCAAGGGGAATGTGCGGTGGCGGAGCGCGGCCATCTTCGCCGTTCTCGGCATCGTCGGGGCCGCGGCGGGTTCCACGCTTGGCAAGGCGTTTGACGGCAAGAAGCTGCTGTTTCTCTTTGCAATCCTGATGATCACGGTGGGGTTGCTGATGCTGCGGCCGCGCCGCGTGGCGGATGGCACGGCGGGCCAGGCCGAGCGGCTGAACGCGGCAACGCTGCTGGCTGTCGCCGCCGCGGCGCTCACGGTTGGCGCGTTGTCGGGCTTTTTCGGCATCGGCGGTGGGTTCCTGATCGTGCCCGGCCTGCTGTTCTCGACCGGGATGCCGATGATTTTCGCGATCGGTTCGTCGTTGCTGTCGGTTGGCAGCTTCGGGTTGACCACCGCGGTGAACTACGCGGCTTCCGGCCTTGTGAATTGGCCGGTTGCGGTGGAGTTCATCGCGGGCGGCGTGATTGGCGGGCTGATCGGCACGCGGCTGGCGATCCATCTGGCCGGGCGGCGCGCCGCGCTGAACCGGATTTTTGCGGGGCTCGTCTTCGTCGTCGCGGTCTACATGCTCTACAAGAACGCGGCGTCGTTCGGCCTCGCCTGATCCGTTCCGGAGATTAACTCCGCCTTCATTCCGGGATGGCAGGATCGGATCATGAACCCTGCCCTAGCAGATTGTGGGCCTGATCTCATCGGCTTCTATCGCGACCTGCTGGCTGCTGATCCCGGCCAGCGAGGCATTGCCGCCCCGTGCGCGGCGGCGTTGCTCGATGCGGGTGAACCCGAGGCGGCGCTTGCTGTCGCCGAGGCGGCGGCCGATGCGGACGATCCGGGCGTGCTGCTGGCCCGCGCGCGGGCGTTGCGCATGCTCGGGCGGTTCGAGCCGGCGACGGAGGCTTTCGCAACAGCGATCGCTCATGGCGCGACGGGAGCGCCAGTACTCGTCGCGCTGGGCAACTGCCTCGCCGAGCTGGGGCGCCTCGAAGAGGCGGCGGCCTGGTTCGACCGTGCCGCGCCAGGCGACCCGAGCGGCCGGGCGCTGGCCAATCTCGGCTCCACACGCGCGCGGCTTGGCCAGACGATCGAGGCGATCGCCGCCGCGAGGGCCGCGCTGTGCCGGGATCCCGGCCTGATCGATGCCCACCGGACGCTCGCCGTGCTGCTGGCGGCCAGCGAGCCGGACGCCGCTGCCCTGCACCGCGAAACCGCGTTCCGTCACAATCCCGTCTTTCTCCATCCGGGGCCACCAGATGCGCCGAGGGTGCTGGTGCTTACCTGCGTCGCCGAGGCGAGCCTGCCGACGGAACACCTCCTGCCACACGGGCGCTACGCGCTGGCCGAGTGGTTCATCGATCACGCCAACGACACGGAACCGGATCTGCCGCCGCACGATCTGATCTTCAATGCGATCGGCGAAGCGGATCTGATGCCGCCACTGGGTGAGGCGGTGCATCGGGCGCTCGCTGCCGGGCGACCTGTCCTGAACCGGCCAGAAGCCGTGGCACGCACCGGGCGGACGGCGCTGGCTGCCCTGCTGAACGGGATCGAGAGGACCGTGGTGCCGCCGGTGTTGCGAATTGCGGCTGGCGAGGTTGCCGTGAGCACCGGTCTGCCGGCGCTGATCCGGCCCGTGGGCACCCATGGCGGTAAGGGCCTGCGCTGCGTGCGGACGGCAGGCGAACTCGAAGACGCGGCGGGCGAGCAGGGCGAAAAGTATCTGAGCCGATTCATCGATTATCGCAGCGCTGACGGGTATTATCGCAAATACCGCATGATCTTCGTGGATCGGGTCGCCTATCCCTATCATCTCGCCATCGGGCCGCACTGGATGGTGCATTACTGGACCGCCGGGATGGACCTCGATCCGGTGCGGCGGGCCGAGGAGGCCCGGTTCCTGGACGATCCTGTGGCGGCGATCGGCGACGCCGCGTTGGAGGCGATCGGCGCGATCGGGCGCCGGCTCGACCTCGATTATGCCGGGATCGATTTTTCGATTCTGCCGGACGGGCGGGTACTCGTCTTCGAGGCCAACGCTGCGATGCTCGTGCACCCGGAGCATGAACCCGTGTTTGCGTATCGCAATCCGGCGGTGCATCGAATTCTCGATGCGTTCGCCGACATGCTGATGCAGCGCATGCAAGCCACTTCAGGCTGATCCCGGTCTCGGTCCGGACGGCGCGGGCTCAGGCGGCGCCGGAAGCCGCATGCCAGACGATGAAGGCGCCGAGGACGATCAGTCCGTAGAGGAACAGGCGACGAAACTGGTCCGGATGGGCCTTGCGGCGCAGCGGTCCGCCTAGCGCCAAGCCCGCCAGCGCAGGTGCGAGGGCGAGCGCCAACATGGCCAGCGAGCCGCCGGTAGCGTGCTGTGCCAGGCCAGACTCGCGCCGAGAGCCGCGGCTTCGGGGCGGGCGTCATGTCCGGCGAGCAGATCGCTGCCAACCGATGCGACAACGAGAACACCGGCCATCATCGGCCAGAATCGTGCCATTGCCTTCCCGGCGTCACGATGGTCGAGGAACTGCCAGAGATCTGTCGCGAAGGAAGGCACGAGCAGCAGCGAGGCCGCTTCCGCCGGGCTCAGGATGACGCCCGGCACGCCCATCGTGATCACCGGCATGCCGAGGCCGAGCACACCCTTGATGATGCCAGCCAGGAAGAATGTCACGATAGCCAGCCCCGGGTGGGGCAGATCGAGATCCTCGATGCAAAGGCGTCGGAGTCAGGCGATGCGGTTCACCACGCTGCGCAGCATATCGCGCACCGTGCCGGCAAGGCGGGCGAGTTCGGGGTTGTCGATCCCCTGCATCGAAGTCACCGGATCGATCGCCGAAACTTCCACCGAGCCGTCATCGTGCTGCTGGACGATGACATTGCAGGGCAGCATGGTGCCGACCTTGTCTTCCAGCTTCAGCGCCTCGTGCGCCATGCGGGGATTGCAGGCGCCGAGGATGCGGTAGGGGCGGAACGCGACGCCGAGTTTCTTCTGCATGGTGTCTGCCACGTCGATGTCTGTCAACACGCCGAACCCTTCCGCCTGGAGGGCGGCGATGGTGGCGTCGACCGCGGCATCGAAGCCCAGGCCGACCATTTTCGACAGGTGGTAGCTCATCGACAATCTCCCCGGACAGAACGTGTCTCACCGGACATATGGGGCGGCGGCCCTGGATGTTGCAAGCACGCCGGCCGCCGCGTCCGATGCCCGATCGAATGATGCCATCCGATCGGGGAGGTCGCGCCGGGACTGCCAAAGGCGTTCAGGCGGACGGATTGGTCTTCGGCAGCGGGTTGAAGTCGGCCGGGATTTTCGTGTGGATGCCCTTTGCGACATCGGTCGGGACGATGCCGTCGGCCTGGCAGCCCTTGCCCCCGAATTGCGGCAGGGAGGTGATGTCGTGATCAGGGATGATGGCGTAGCTCGGCGGCAGCGGGCGGGCCTTGCCGTCGAGGCGCGCGGGGTCGAAGGCGGTCATCAGGTCCGTCGTGTCCGGTGTGATCGCGTCGGCCGGGCCGACATTCGCCTCGCCGAATTCCTTCAGGCCCAGGCGGCGGCCCTTCATCTCGTCCGGCAGAAGGGCGAGCGGGGTGAGACCGAATACCTTGTCGACGAATTTTACCACCGAGGCCTGGCTGCCAACGGTATGGGAGATCTGGTGCACCCGCGCATAGGGCGAAATGACGATCAGCGGCACGCGCGGGCCGAAGGTGAGGGGCTCGTGGTCTGGCCCCTTCACCACGATCGGTGGCGGCACATGGTCGTAATCGCCTTCCGAATCATCCCAGGTGATGATGATTGCCGCGTGTTTCCAGTAGCGGCTGCGGGCGATCGCATTCACCGCCCTGGCGACGAAGGCCTCGCTGATCTGCGAGTCCGAGTAGGCCGGATGATCGTCGTCACCGCGGAAATTCCTGCGCGCCTTGGCACTCGGGTTGTCCGGCGTCAGGCCCATGTCGTTGAGATAGCCGCCCTTGAGATAGAACACGCCGCCCGTGGCCGGCAGGCCGCCCGTCTTCAGCGCCGTGAAGAAGGCGGATGCGCCGTGCAGGTGATCACGTTCCGCCGGATTGTTAGCGACGTAGCCGAA
This genomic interval from Acidiphilium multivorum AIU301 contains the following:
- a CDS encoding DsrE family protein; this encodes MSSRRRLFGGLGIAAAAMGVGRAAADNPFATHLLALQLSDSAMEKQREVLNNANTVLKVWPDTASIVVVAFGPGVELTFADSPLRQRVDSLIAQNVEFDVCMNTIETLKRDTGHAPVLNPRVKPVPFGVPRLMELAGKRYVIIRP
- a CDS encoding TSUP family transporter, coding for MTFFLAGIIKGVLGLGMPVITMGVPGVILSPAEAASLLLVPSFATDLWQFLDHRDAGKAMARFWPMMAGVLVVASVGSDLLAGHDARPEAAALGASLAWHSTLPAARWPCWRSPSHLRWRAWR
- a CDS encoding DUF302 domain-containing protein → MSYHLSKMVGLGFDAAVDATIAALQAEGFGVLTDIDVADTMQKKLGVAFRPYRILGACNPRMAHEALKLEDKVGTMLPCNVIVQQHDDGSVEVSAIDPVTSMQGIDNPELARLAGTVRDMLRSVVNRIA
- a CDS encoding tetratricopeptide repeat protein gives rise to the protein MNPALADCGPDLIGFYRDLLAADPGQRGIAAPCAAALLDAGEPEAALAVAEAAADADDPGVLLARARALRMLGRFEPATEAFATAIAHGATGAPVLVALGNCLAELGRLEEAAAWFDRAAPGDPSGRALANLGSTRARLGQTIEAIAAARAALCRDPGLIDAHRTLAVLLAASEPDAAALHRETAFRHNPVFLHPGPPDAPRVLVLTCVAEASLPTEHLLPHGRYALAEWFIDHANDTEPDLPPHDLIFNAIGEADLMPPLGEAVHRALAAGRPVLNRPEAVARTGRTALAALLNGIERTVVPPVLRIAAGEVAVSTGLPALIRPVGTHGGKGLRCVRTAGELEDAAGEQGEKYLSRFIDYRSADGYYRKYRMIFVDRVAYPYHLAIGPHWMVHYWTAGMDLDPVRRAEEARFLDDPVAAIGDAALEAIGAIGRRLDLDYAGIDFSILPDGRVLVFEANAAMLVHPEHEPVFAYRNPAVHRILDAFADMLMQRMQATSG
- a CDS encoding sulfite exporter TauE/SafE family protein — protein: MIETVLALLSGGTVGFTLGLIGGGGSILATPLMLYVIGLAPHVAIGTSALAVSANAFANFGGHARKGNVRWRSAAIFAVLGIVGAAAGSTLGKAFDGKKLLFLFAILMITVGLLMLRPRRVADGTAGQAERLNAATLLAVAAAALTVGALSGFFGIGGGFLIVPGLLFSTGMPMIFAIGSSLLSVGSFGLTTAVNYAASGLVNWPVAVEFIAGGVIGGLIGTRLAIHLAGRRAALNRIFAGLVFVVAVYMLYKNAASFGLA